The sequence CCTGGTTTGTAATTCAATAAACCGGGTTTATTGTCATCTTTTTGCATTTCCTTCCCAGTTTCGAACTTTTCTTCTTTTCTGATGCTTTCTCTGGCTCTTCTTATTTTCCAGTACTTTTACGATATATCTTTATATCTTGAATTGTAGAGGTACACATGACTATTATCATCACTTTTGCATGCATGAGACAGCCCTGTATCATCATCACCCTCCACTGGAAACAAAGGGGTCGGGGCGTCACCGGGATCACCGCTCTGCTATTCTCCACCATTTCATCATCACTCCAGGGTCTTCACGGGTCTTCTGCCGGCGATCACCCTGCTCTAAGTTCCACTGGAAACGAAGGGGTTATCTGCGACAAGAACGATCATATTAAGAGCCCGCGACACGAAAATTTCCTGTCCTGGCAACCTCCCCCGGTGACATCATGTCGGACGATAAGACCAACCCAATGGGCCTATTCAAGAAATACCTGACCAATAGACGTATATTTAAGAACAGAGAAGTGCTCCGTCATAGCTATCGTCCCCACATTCTCCCTCACCGGAAGCCGCAGATCGATGAACTGGCATCTATCCTTGCGCCCGCCCTCAACAATGAAACCCCCTCAAACATCCTCATCTATGGCAAGACCGGGACGGGAAAGACAGCCTCGGCCAGGTATGTCGGGACTGAACTTGAGAATGCGAGCGCGCTCGCCGGGACGAAGTGCAGGGTCATCCACCTCAACTGTGAAGTGATAGATACCCAGTATCGGGTGCTCGCCCAGATCGCGAACTGCCTCGACGATGCCGACCAGCACCCAAGCGACAGCCCCCGGACCCTCATCCCGATGACCGGGTGGCCGACCGATCAGGTCTACATGGAGCTCAAAAACCAGCTTGAGAGTAGCGGTGGAGTCATGGTCATCATCCTCGACGAGATCGACAAACTCGTCAAGAAGAGCGGCGACGACACTCTCTACAACCTCACCCGGATCAACTCCGACCTCAAGTTCGCGAAAGTGAGCATCATCGGGATCTCAAACGACCTCCGGTTCACTGATTTCCTGGATCCCCGGGTCCTCTCCTCGCTCTCAGAGGAGGAGATCGTCTTCCCTCCCTACAACGCCCCGCAACTCTGCGACATTCTCCAGCAGAGAGCTGATATGGCGTTTATTGAGGGGGCGCTCGGCGAGACGGTCATCCCGCTCTGCGCGGCGCTTGCGGCACAGGAGCATGGTGATGCTAGGAGGGCGCTTGATCTCCTCCGGGTCTCGGGGGAACTTGCAGACCGCGAGAACGCCACGGGCGTGGGTGAGAAGCACGTAAGGATGGCTCAGGAGAAGATCGAGACCGACAGCATGGTGGAGTGCGTCTCCACCCTCCCGACCCAGAGCAAGGCGGTCCTCTACGCGATGCTGATCCTCGAGCAGATGGGGAAGAGGATCTTCACGAGCGGTGAGGTCACGGTGGTCTACCGGGAGATTGCGCGTATCATCGATCTCGATGTCCTGACGCACCGCCGGATCACGGACCTCATCTCAGAGCTCAACATGCTCGGCGTCATCAACACCAGGGTCGTCTCACGCGGCCGCTACGGCCGGACGAAGGAGATGTGGTTTGATGCGACGACAAGCAAGATCGAGGAGGTCATCACGCGTGACCCGAGGCTCGACGACCAGAGGCTGAAAGAACTCGATATCAACCGATTAAGAGCAATGTTCAGGTGATACCATGGACGAGAAGGACCTAATCCTCCTCCAGCTGCTGGAGGAGAACTGCCGCACACCGGTGAGCGATCTCGCGGTGATGGCCGAACTAAGTGAGCAGGATACGAAAGACCGGATCAGCAGGCTGGAGGCGGCCGGCGTCATCCGCCGCTACGCGGCGGTCGTCGACTGGGAGCGGGCAGGCAACGGTAGCGTCACTGCGGTGATCGAACTGAAGGTCTCGCCCGAGCGGGACTTTGGCTACGATCGGATCGCGGAACGGATCGCCCGGTTCCCGCAGGTCCGGTCGCTCCGGCTGATGACCGGCACCTACGATCTCCAACTGCTGGTGACCGGTTCGAGCATGCATGAGATCGCACGGTTCGTGGCCGAGCAGATCGCACCCATGGACCGGATCCGGGAGACGGCGACGCTTATCATCATGAAGACCTACAAGGAGAACGGCGTCACCTTCGCTGTGCGTGGCGAGGCCGAACGTCTCCCGTACTCGTTCTGAGGTGAGGAGTGTTGAGGGATTTTGTCTCAGCACGGGCCCGCGCTATTCCTCCTTCCGGGATCAGGCGGTTCTTCGATATTGCCCAGACGATGGAGGATGTCATATCCCTGGGTGTCGGCGAACCGGATTTTGTGACCCCCTGGTGCGTCTGCGAGGCGTCCATCTACTCCATCGAGCAGGGGTCGACCGCCTACACCTCGAACAAGGGGACGCCCCAGCTCAGGGGCGCAATTAGCCGCTACCTCGATACCAGGTTTGGTATCCGCTACAATGTCGATGAGGAGATCATCGTGACCTGCGGCGTCTCGGAGGCGGCTGATATCGCCATCAGGGCTGTTGTGGACCCTGGCGACGAGGTGCTGGTCGCCGAGCCCTGCTACGTCTCCTACACCCCCTGCGTCTCGCTCGCCGGCGGGATCCCGGTGACGGTCCACTGTCGGGCTGAGGACGAGTTCCGGCTGACGGCCGATGCGCTCGCGGAGAGCATCACCCCACGGACGAAGGTCCTGATAACAAACTTTCCGAACAATCCCACCGGCGGGGTGATGCAGGAGGCGGACTGGCGCGGGATCGCTGACCTCCTGGTCGACCATGACCTCCTGCTTATCAGCGACGAGGTCTACGCCGAGCTCACCTATGACGGCAACCACTTTGCGCCGGCGGCGATCCCCGAGCTCCGCGAGCGGACGATCACGCTCAACGGGTTCTCAAAGGCCTTCGCCATGACCGGATGGCGGATCGGCTACCTCTGCGCGCCGCCGGAGATCTCCGCGGCGGCCTTAAAGATCCACCAGTACGTCGCGCTCTGCGCTCCCGTCATGGGGCAGGTTGCGGCGTATGAAGCGCTCCGGAACGGGGAGGCGGAGAAGGATGCCATGGTCAGGGAGTACCGGCTCCGTCGCAATCTCTTCGTCGACGGATTAAACAAACTCGGTCTTACCTGCCACCTCCCGAAGGGTGCGTTCTACGCCTTCCCCTCGGTGGAGAGCACCGGTATGACCGATACGGAGTTTGCGGAGGCGCTCCTCCGCGAGCAGCACGTGGCGGTCGTCCCGGGAAGCGTCCTTGGGCCGTCCGGCGCCGGTCATGTGCGGTGCGCCTATGCGGTATCGCGTGACGATCTCAAAGAAGCCCTTGCACGCATGGGGCTTTTCCTGCAATCGAGAAAATAAAAACAGCCTCTGGGACCCCCGGTGGCAAACCGGCACTTTTTTAACCATCCTCTCTGCATAAGCGGCTGGCATTCCATTGTCAGACAAGGGAATGACGGGCAGAGAACCCCTTTATTTCCACTGGAGATGTGGATCAATTCGGGGATTTTGATCGGCGGATGCGCCGCCATGCTCACTTCCTGGCTATGCCCCCGGTCCTGGAAATGCCGGGCAGATTGTCGGGTTCGTATCCGCGCTCTGATCGTGAAACTCCCATGACAGATCACCCTGTCAGTTTGGGGAAATCTCAATGTGGCGGTCTTGAATATTCAGGAGATGAAGTTTCCAGTGGAAATGAAGGGGTCTAGAATCTGGAGGTGATCGGTTCGGAGGATCTTCTGCGGCTGCAAAGGTTGATATGGAATGCCCGGTTGCTTGCCCGAATACCAAATATAAGCGTATATCGGCGGAAAGCGGATACGGTCGGTCGGGGTCCCGCGCCGGACGATGCGCTCTCCGCGGTCATGGTAATTGCCCCGGAATATACTCGGAAATCTATTTTCGTCGAGCAATAAATTCCGCTGGAGAAATTCTGCAGAATCCTTGAGTGGTGATGGCGGCGAGGATATGACCTCTACCGGGAGGTTTTCCCCCGATCTGAGATTCACAGGGGAGTCTTCCCATCCTCAGTTGTTCCCGGGGCATTAGTGGCCAATTGCATCTAACATTTTGCACGCGACATTCCCTTGTGCGGAAGTGCGCGAGGCCTTGATGCCCGTGGGGTCACTATGCTCCCCTTCGCGATCTCCCGCGTGGCTTTCCGCGTGAGGTGGTGATCGCTCCCACGCATCAGGACCACACGATAAGGTGAAATTGGTCCACTACTGAAGCATTTCATCGAGGATTGCGATTAACCTATACCTTGAGGCCCCC is a genomic window of Methanoculleus bourgensis MS2 containing:
- a CDS encoding ORC1-type DNA replication protein, with the protein product MSDDKTNPMGLFKKYLTNRRIFKNREVLRHSYRPHILPHRKPQIDELASILAPALNNETPSNILIYGKTGTGKTASARYVGTELENASALAGTKCRVIHLNCEVIDTQYRVLAQIANCLDDADQHPSDSPRTLIPMTGWPTDQVYMELKNQLESSGGVMVIILDEIDKLVKKSGDDTLYNLTRINSDLKFAKVSIIGISNDLRFTDFLDPRVLSSLSEEEIVFPPYNAPQLCDILQQRADMAFIEGALGETVIPLCAALAAQEHGDARRALDLLRVSGELADRENATGVGEKHVRMAQEKIETDSMVECVSTLPTQSKAVLYAMLILEQMGKRIFTSGEVTVVYREIARIIDLDVLTHRRITDLISELNMLGVINTRVVSRGRYGRTKEMWFDATTSKIEEVITRDPRLDDQRLKELDINRLRAMFR
- a CDS encoding Lrp/AsnC family transcriptional regulator produces the protein MDEKDLILLQLLEENCRTPVSDLAVMAELSEQDTKDRISRLEAAGVIRRYAAVVDWERAGNGSVTAVIELKVSPERDFGYDRIAERIARFPQVRSLRLMTGTYDLQLLVTGSSMHEIARFVAEQIAPMDRIRETATLIIMKTYKENGVTFAVRGEAERLPYSF
- a CDS encoding aminotransferase class I/II-fold pyridoxal phosphate-dependent enzyme translates to MRDFVSARARAIPPSGIRRFFDIAQTMEDVISLGVGEPDFVTPWCVCEASIYSIEQGSTAYTSNKGTPQLRGAISRYLDTRFGIRYNVDEEIIVTCGVSEAADIAIRAVVDPGDEVLVAEPCYVSYTPCVSLAGGIPVTVHCRAEDEFRLTADALAESITPRTKVLITNFPNNPTGGVMQEADWRGIADLLVDHDLLLISDEVYAELTYDGNHFAPAAIPELRERTITLNGFSKAFAMTGWRIGYLCAPPEISAAALKIHQYVALCAPVMGQVAAYEALRNGEAEKDAMVREYRLRRNLFVDGLNKLGLTCHLPKGAFYAFPSVESTGMTDTEFAEALLREQHVAVVPGSVLGPSGAGHVRCAYAVSRDDLKEALARMGLFLQSRK